In Arthrobacter sp. SLBN-112, a genomic segment contains:
- a CDS encoding alkaline phosphatase family protein — protein sequence MPEASHQAVHTPADSGQSPDLPAAPAYGRRSVAEVLTSAAASLGLEGFDNTLGLPAASRVCVVLADGLGRNLLKQKAAHTPFLRSVVQAGQGDVPVWLDSAFPSTTAAALASFGTGLPAGQHGMVGYDVLDPGQDKVVNLLGNWDPGVDPATWQPFPTVFERVAGQADVSTVSLAQFDGSPMTRAALRGGRFISGTTAHARTGAAADAMAAAGPSLMYFYVNELDKAGHRYGCRSEQWEHQLEELDATVKRLNSSLPAGTTILLTADHGMLDIPESQRIDFSADTALVDGVRHTAGEPRMVHLYLEDTHREGTAGRERLLAAWKARFGDRVWAFTRDEAIAGGLFGDVRPAVEGRIGDVMIAARDAVALYDGRRMRPTAMDVVGQHGSLTKAEREVPLLCFTADGRSRRRG from the coding sequence ATGCCGGAAGCCAGCCACCAAGCCGTACACACTCCCGCGGACTCCGGGCAGAGTCCCGATCTTCCGGCCGCCCCCGCTTATGGGCGCCGCTCCGTCGCCGAAGTCCTCACCAGCGCCGCAGCGAGTTTGGGGCTCGAAGGCTTCGACAACACCTTGGGACTCCCCGCTGCAAGCCGCGTCTGCGTGGTCCTCGCCGACGGCCTGGGCAGGAACCTCCTGAAGCAGAAAGCCGCGCACACACCCTTCCTGCGTTCCGTGGTGCAGGCAGGGCAGGGCGATGTTCCCGTGTGGCTGGACTCGGCTTTTCCTTCCACCACAGCGGCGGCGTTGGCCAGCTTTGGGACCGGGCTGCCGGCGGGCCAGCACGGCATGGTGGGCTACGACGTCCTGGACCCCGGGCAGGACAAGGTGGTCAACCTCCTGGGGAACTGGGACCCCGGCGTCGACCCGGCCACGTGGCAGCCGTTCCCCACCGTATTTGAGCGGGTGGCCGGGCAGGCGGACGTCAGTACCGTCAGCCTCGCCCAGTTCGACGGCTCGCCCATGACCCGCGCCGCCCTGCGCGGGGGCAGGTTCATCTCCGGGACAACCGCCCATGCGCGCACCGGGGCTGCCGCCGATGCCATGGCGGCCGCCGGCCCGTCCCTCATGTACTTCTACGTGAACGAGCTGGACAAGGCCGGCCACCGCTACGGCTGCCGGTCGGAGCAGTGGGAACACCAACTGGAGGAGCTCGACGCCACGGTTAAGCGGCTCAACTCCTCATTGCCCGCCGGGACCACGATCCTGCTCACTGCGGACCACGGGATGCTGGACATTCCCGAATCGCAGCGCATCGACTTCTCCGCCGACACCGCGTTGGTTGACGGTGTCCGGCATACGGCCGGCGAACCCCGGATGGTCCACCTGTACCTGGAAGACACGCACCGTGAAGGTACTGCCGGCCGGGAACGGCTGCTGGCTGCCTGGAAGGCACGGTTCGGCGACCGGGTGTGGGCATTCACCCGGGACGAAGCAATCGCCGGGGGCCTTTTTGGTGACGTCCGGCCTGCCGTTGAAGGCAGGATCGGTGACGTCATGATCGCGGCGCGGGACGCCGTCGCCCTCTATGACGGCCGGCGCATGCGGCCGACCGCCATGGATGTGGTGGGCCAGCATGGCTCCCTGACCAAGGCGGAGCGGGAGGTCCCGCTGCTCTGCTTCACGGCCGACGGAAGGAGCCGCCGGCGTGGCTGA
- the dut gene encoding dUTP diphosphatase, with protein sequence MTEHPTAVDLVPEAAAPATAAPTLQVQLKMLDPDLEAPSYAHPGDAGADLRAREDVVLMPGERKLVPTGVAIALPDGFVALIHPRSGLATKHGLTIVNAPGTVDAGYRGEISVTLLNTDSSQPIELRRGDRIAQMVIQRVEHAQFIPVSELSGSVRGTGGFGSTGGFNVPGA encoded by the coding sequence GTGACTGAACATCCCACCGCAGTAGACCTCGTCCCGGAGGCGGCAGCCCCCGCCACTGCAGCGCCCACTTTGCAGGTCCAGTTGAAGATGCTGGATCCGGACCTGGAAGCTCCGTCGTATGCGCATCCGGGCGACGCCGGAGCAGACCTTCGCGCGCGCGAGGACGTGGTCCTGATGCCGGGGGAGCGCAAACTGGTCCCCACCGGTGTGGCCATCGCCCTGCCCGACGGCTTCGTGGCGCTGATCCACCCGCGCTCCGGACTGGCCACCAAGCACGGCCTGACGATCGTCAATGCGCCAGGCACGGTGGATGCCGGCTACCGGGGCGAGATATCGGTAACCCTGCTGAACACCGACTCATCCCAGCCAATTGAGCTGCGCCGCGGCGATAGAATTGCCCAGATGGTTATCCAGCGGGTGGAACACGCCCAATTCATTCCTGTCAGCGAATTGAGCGGCTCCGTGCGCGGTACGGGAGGCTTCGGCTCCACCGGCGGGTTCAACGTTCCCGGAGCCTGA
- a CDS encoding DUF3159 domain-containing protein, producing the protein MTEQQPEQSSDNATPGPGRQGAGAAPQSPVAGLAAEYAAKAGLHRTHDGRVDVLRSAGGVQGIAESIVPGLVFLMAFTVTRELTLSLVAALASAAAFTIARLAQRRPLTQALAGVVGVGISAWLANTTGKAEDFYLPGFFTNAAYILAMVVSIIVKWPVAGLLFGFIRNEGVEWRKDPDRVKAYRLGTWIIVAVLALRLIVQVPLYLMGADGLAALATTRLIMGAPLYILGVWVAWLVTRPAPADVEDQAGGQAA; encoded by the coding sequence ATGACCGAGCAGCAGCCCGAACAGTCCTCCGATAACGCCACCCCGGGACCGGGCCGACAGGGTGCGGGCGCGGCCCCGCAGTCTCCGGTGGCGGGCCTGGCGGCCGAGTACGCCGCCAAGGCAGGGCTCCACCGCACCCATGACGGGCGGGTGGATGTCCTGCGGAGTGCAGGGGGAGTCCAGGGCATTGCGGAGAGCATTGTTCCCGGCCTGGTCTTCCTGATGGCGTTCACCGTTACCCGGGAGCTCACGCTCTCCCTTGTGGCTGCCCTGGCGTCGGCGGCCGCGTTCACCATCGCCCGGCTGGCACAACGGCGCCCCCTGACCCAGGCCCTCGCGGGCGTGGTGGGCGTCGGCATCTCAGCGTGGCTGGCCAATACCACCGGCAAGGCGGAGGATTTCTATCTGCCTGGCTTCTTCACCAACGCCGCCTACATCCTGGCGATGGTGGTTTCGATCATCGTCAAATGGCCGGTGGCCGGGCTCCTCTTCGGTTTCATCCGCAACGAGGGCGTGGAGTGGCGCAAGGATCCGGACCGCGTCAAGGCCTACCGGCTGGGCACCTGGATCATCGTTGCGGTTTTGGCGCTCCGGCTCATCGTGCAGGTGCCCCTGTACCTGATGGGCGCAGACGGCCTGGCCGCACTCGCCACCACGCGCCTGATCATGGGGGCGCCCCTGTACATCCTGGGGGTGTGGGTGGCCTGGCTCGTCACCCGCCCGGCTCCGGCGGACGTGGAAGACCAGGCCGGCGGCCAGGCCGCCTGA
- the sepH gene encoding septation protein SepH, with the protein MQDLRLVGVHDDGTHLLLSGAGGEMFQLPIDEALRTASRSAAKPRAERPAVPMSPRDIQARIRAGATAADVAELSGMPLAKVERYEGPVLAEREYVAQQARKIEVAAPSPGHDIYRSAFGDNPASLDDMVSHRLSAHGIDPTTVEWDSWRRQDGTWTVSASFEAKPGGTSGIGEEPPALWTFSPARKSLQNTNRWAQQLSELEPLDGPVPARRLTAVSDRPFDFETDADSSKASSGGQGAQAQESGKESDGLLDMLRSRRGHRIGVDEDSDDALALLLTHGVPAAHPRPSEVVPEPDTNEPEPQDGQRDAPAAQGDSFIRRRDARPSMLSRLSLLPPHRDVQDDALRLHDGVSTDTREITIAASPQKPSGGSQGAQTGGAGLDELLGSNPRRTTAKQDDSSPSTGQLPETEAPERPAKPKRSSVPSWDEIVFGTRSD; encoded by the coding sequence ATGCAGGATCTACGGCTTGTAGGCGTGCACGACGACGGGACGCATCTCCTGTTGAGCGGGGCCGGCGGCGAGATGTTCCAGCTGCCGATCGATGAGGCCCTCAGGACGGCCAGCCGGTCCGCGGCCAAGCCGCGGGCGGAGCGGCCTGCCGTTCCGATGTCCCCCAGGGATATCCAGGCCCGGATCCGGGCCGGCGCCACTGCTGCCGATGTTGCCGAGTTGTCGGGCATGCCGTTGGCCAAGGTGGAGCGTTACGAAGGGCCGGTCCTTGCCGAGCGCGAGTACGTTGCGCAGCAGGCGCGGAAAATTGAAGTCGCGGCGCCCTCCCCCGGCCACGACATCTACCGCTCGGCGTTCGGCGACAACCCGGCCTCCTTGGACGACATGGTTTCCCACCGCCTCTCCGCGCACGGAATCGACCCGACGACGGTGGAATGGGATTCGTGGCGGCGCCAGGACGGCACCTGGACGGTATCAGCGAGCTTCGAGGCCAAACCCGGAGGGACCTCCGGCATCGGCGAGGAACCCCCGGCCCTGTGGACCTTCAGTCCCGCACGCAAGTCACTGCAGAACACCAACCGCTGGGCGCAGCAGCTTAGCGAGCTTGAGCCTCTGGACGGACCTGTTCCGGCCCGCCGCCTCACCGCGGTTTCGGACCGCCCCTTCGACTTTGAAACTGACGCGGATTCGTCCAAGGCTTCGTCCGGTGGCCAGGGCGCCCAGGCGCAGGAGTCCGGCAAGGAATCCGACGGCCTCCTGGATATGCTCCGGTCACGGCGTGGCCATCGGATAGGCGTCGACGAAGATTCCGACGACGCCCTGGCACTGCTGCTCACCCATGGGGTACCGGCAGCCCATCCCCGCCCGTCCGAGGTGGTCCCGGAACCCGATACAAACGAACCGGAACCCCAGGACGGCCAGCGCGACGCACCGGCTGCCCAGGGTGATTCGTTCATCCGTCGCAGGGACGCCAGGCCGTCCATGCTGTCCAGGCTCAGCCTTCTTCCGCCGCACCGCGATGTCCAGGACGACGCATTGCGGCTGCACGACGGCGTCAGCACCGATACGAGGGAAATCACCATTGCGGCGTCGCCGCAGAAACCTTCCGGCGGCAGCCAGGGTGCACAAACCGGCGGCGCCGGATTGGATGAGTTGCTTGGCAGCAACCCCCGCCGAACCACTGCAAAGCAGGACGATTCTTCCCCCAGCACCGGCCAGCTTCCGGAGACTGAGGCGCCGGAACGGCCGGCAAAACCTAAGCGATCAAGCGTTCCGTCCTGGGATGAGATCGTTTTCGGAACCCGAAGCGACTAA
- a CDS encoding DUF3093 domain-containing protein: protein MPESSTPESLPSTPSAGTPVTYQEKLWPNAWMWIIAAGVSGAGILVFAPISMAAGYTAAVVLLAIITVLLVLSTPTITVTRDALTVGRATIERRYVGSVEQFTSSEATAERGTRLNGLAYLCIRGWIDPVVKIEITDPADRTPYWLTSTRHPDKLTAALTRG from the coding sequence ATGCCCGAATCAAGCACGCCAGAGTCCCTTCCCAGCACACCTTCGGCCGGGACTCCTGTCACGTATCAGGAGAAGCTCTGGCCCAATGCCTGGATGTGGATCATCGCAGCGGGCGTCTCCGGAGCCGGCATCCTGGTCTTCGCACCCATCAGCATGGCCGCCGGGTATACAGCCGCGGTGGTGCTCCTTGCCATCATTACCGTGCTCCTGGTCCTGTCCACTCCCACCATTACGGTTACCCGGGACGCGCTGACGGTCGGACGGGCCACCATCGAACGCCGGTATGTTGGCAGCGTAGAGCAGTTCACGTCCAGTGAAGCCACAGCGGAGCGGGGCACGAGGCTGAACGGGCTCGCCTACCTCTGCATCCGGGGCTGGATCGACCCCGTCGTGAAGATCGAGATCACCGACCCGGCCGACCGCACCCCCTACTGGCTCACCTCCACCCGGCACCCGGACAAGCTGACGGCAGCCCTGACCAGGGGTTGA
- a CDS encoding thymidine kinase, translated as MAELIFFSGTMDCGKSTLALQMDYNHRARGRGGVRFSRNDRAGESRISSRLGLETDAVEVLDTTDFWEEVMVRRTQGRRVDYLICDEAQFYTPQQVEQLAKVVDEINVDVFAFGITADFRTRLFPGSQRLIELADRVQVLQVEALCWCGRRATHNARTVDGVMVTEGAQVVVGDVDMVADAAAPEAGHVPVVGYETLCRRHFMRRVTAHGAKLMAQQDPLLPFEVDACLWRGSGGPGEPGRT; from the coding sequence GTGGCTGAACTCATTTTCTTCTCCGGGACCATGGACTGCGGAAAATCCACGCTTGCCTTGCAGATGGACTACAACCACCGGGCACGCGGCCGCGGCGGCGTGCGGTTCAGCCGCAACGACCGCGCCGGCGAATCCCGGATCTCCAGTCGGCTGGGCCTGGAGACGGACGCCGTGGAGGTGCTGGACACCACGGACTTCTGGGAGGAAGTCATGGTCCGCCGCACCCAAGGCCGGCGGGTGGACTACCTCATCTGCGACGAAGCCCAGTTCTACACGCCTCAGCAGGTGGAGCAGCTGGCCAAGGTGGTGGACGAGATCAACGTCGACGTCTTCGCTTTCGGCATCACCGCAGACTTCCGCACCCGGCTGTTCCCCGGGTCCCAACGCCTCATCGAGCTGGCGGACCGGGTACAGGTGCTCCAGGTGGAGGCGCTGTGCTGGTGCGGCCGCCGGGCCACGCACAACGCCAGGACGGTCGACGGCGTCATGGTCACCGAAGGTGCGCAGGTGGTGGTCGGCGACGTGGACATGGTGGCTGACGCCGCCGCCCCGGAAGCCGGGCACGTCCCCGTGGTGGGGTACGAGACGCTGTGCCGGCGGCATTTCATGCGCAGGGTGACCGCGCACGGCGCCAAGTTGATGGCACAGCAGGATCCATTGCTGCCCTTCGAGGTGGACGCCTGCCTCTGGCGCGGTTCAGGCGGTCCGGGGGAGCCCGGCAGGACGTAA
- a CDS encoding DUF5998 family protein — MSFQPPASAPETPGNENQALRQHSSHNHGLQGQSLEDALQKAGFYPRLVSDVVDDALDGRDCVAHLVHLETHFDRAEVRRHITVLVLTADMLVITHVDDQQLDEAGEQIVAQISTESVPVAQIRSVVLSYMYAQPQNYKPSDPVRELTLSIAWSGGQRLDMGPASCGDPQCEADHGYTGTIAQEDIVLRISAEADGLQAVQDAKLFARALRAVNTGSAAPVPHVQSMAPRPRSGVFGNRLSRGHQQR; from the coding sequence ATGAGCTTCCAGCCTCCCGCGTCGGCGCCCGAAACGCCCGGCAATGAAAACCAGGCACTCCGCCAGCACAGCTCACACAACCACGGACTCCAGGGCCAGAGCCTCGAAGACGCGCTGCAGAAGGCCGGGTTCTACCCGCGCCTGGTCTCCGACGTCGTTGACGACGCGTTGGACGGCCGGGACTGTGTGGCCCATCTGGTGCACCTTGAAACCCACTTTGACCGGGCAGAGGTGCGGCGCCACATCACCGTGCTGGTGCTCACTGCGGACATGCTGGTGATCACCCACGTGGACGACCAGCAGCTGGACGAGGCGGGGGAGCAGATCGTCGCGCAAATCTCCACCGAATCGGTTCCTGTGGCACAGATCCGTTCGGTGGTCCTGAGCTACATGTACGCCCAGCCGCAAAATTACAAGCCCTCGGATCCCGTGCGCGAACTGACCCTGTCCATTGCGTGGTCCGGCGGCCAGCGGCTGGACATGGGGCCCGCCAGCTGCGGGGACCCGCAGTGCGAAGCCGACCACGGCTACACCGGGACCATCGCGCAGGAAGACATCGTGCTCCGCATCAGCGCTGAGGCAGACGGGCTCCAGGCCGTGCAGGACGCCAAACTTTTTGCGCGTGCCCTGCGCGCCGTCAACACCGGCTCGGCAGCTCCCGTACCCCACGTGCAGTCCATGGCACCCCGTCCGCGGTCCGGGGTGTTCGGAAACCGGCTCAGCCGCGGGCACCAGCAGCGCTGA
- a CDS encoding DUF3710 domain-containing protein — MVFGLGRKAKKEEPAQPAEELTAAEPGEAGTAASTRGQDGPFDESEVGSRDGFVDLGALLITPSEGLQLRLEVEEATQRVVAVTLDLDGSSLQLQAFAAPKTETLWDEIREQIGQSVGAQGGQVEEVEGAFGTELVAKLPAGLPDGSQGYRVARFIGVDGPRWFLRGVLGGPAALERPAAEALETLFRKVVVVRGDSPMPPRDLLQLRLPKDASATPPPAGPTLEEPERGPEITQIG; from the coding sequence ATGGTCTTTGGGCTCGGCAGGAAAGCCAAGAAGGAAGAGCCGGCACAACCGGCCGAAGAGCTGACGGCAGCGGAACCGGGAGAAGCCGGGACCGCCGCCTCCACGCGCGGCCAGGACGGCCCCTTCGATGAGTCCGAGGTAGGCAGCCGTGACGGCTTCGTGGACCTCGGTGCCTTGCTGATCACGCCCAGCGAGGGACTCCAGCTCCGCCTTGAGGTTGAAGAGGCAACGCAGCGGGTGGTGGCAGTGACCCTTGACCTGGATGGGTCCAGCCTCCAGCTGCAGGCGTTTGCCGCCCCCAAGACAGAGACGCTCTGGGATGAAATCCGCGAACAGATCGGGCAGTCGGTCGGTGCCCAGGGCGGCCAGGTCGAAGAGGTGGAAGGCGCGTTTGGGACGGAATTGGTAGCCAAGCTGCCTGCCGGGCTTCCGGACGGCAGCCAGGGCTACCGCGTGGCCCGGTTCATCGGCGTCGACGGTCCGCGCTGGTTCCTGCGCGGCGTCCTCGGCGGCCCCGCGGCTCTGGAGCGCCCCGCCGCTGAAGCGCTCGAAACCCTGTTCCGGAAGGTGGTGGTGGTCAGGGGTGACAGTCCCATGCCGCCGCGGGATCTCCTTCAGCTGCGGCTGCCAAAGGATGCCTCCGCTACTCCTCCGCCCGCCGGTCCCACTTTGGAGGAGCCCGAACGTGGTCCCGAAATCACCCAAATCGGCTGA
- a CDS encoding dihydrofolate reductase family protein has translation MSISLDGFVAGPDQSLENPLGKRGLELHGWHIGDPRATEANKAAADWLMRPRGAYVMGRNMFGPIRGEWNEEWNGWWGPEPPYHAPVFVLTHHEHAPIQMEGGTTFHFVTDGFDAAYAAACQAAGDKGVDIAGGASTVRQALTAGVVDELTLDIAPVLLGSGERIFDGVESFDFEPFEVLHSPLATHIRYRRRSQ, from the coding sequence ATGTCCATTTCACTGGACGGCTTCGTCGCCGGACCGGACCAGAGCCTCGAAAACCCGCTGGGCAAACGAGGACTTGAACTGCACGGCTGGCATATCGGCGACCCCCGGGCCACTGAAGCCAACAAGGCCGCCGCCGATTGGCTCATGCGGCCCCGCGGCGCATATGTGATGGGCCGGAACATGTTCGGCCCCATCCGCGGTGAGTGGAATGAGGAATGGAACGGCTGGTGGGGTCCGGAACCGCCCTACCACGCACCGGTGTTCGTTCTGACCCACCATGAACATGCCCCGATCCAAATGGAGGGCGGGACAACCTTCCACTTCGTCACCGACGGATTCGACGCCGCCTACGCCGCCGCCTGCCAAGCCGCTGGAGACAAGGGGGTGGACATCGCCGGTGGCGCCTCGACCGTCCGCCAGGCACTGACTGCGGGCGTCGTCGACGAACTTACGCTCGACATCGCACCGGTCCTCCTCGGTTCGGGCGAGCGGATCTTCGACGGCGTCGAGTCTTTCGACTTCGAACCCTTCGAGGTGCTTCACTCACCGCTGGCCACCCACATCCGCTACCGGCGCAGGAGCCAGTAA
- a CDS encoding GNAT family N-acetyltransferase — MVDQPGDGEYPEHWEADVVLRDGGTAHLRPIHPSDADAVQAFHTGQSQNSIYMRFFAFKAKLSAKELKRFTEVDYKDRVAFVITIHGEIIGIGRYDRLTDPTEAEVAFNIADAHQGRGIGSILLEHLAAAAHENGIRKFTAEVLPENRKMLMVFSDAGYDVKRHFDDGVVSLEFNVEPTEKSRAVMESREHRAEARSVRDLLTPSSVAVIGASRKWGTVGYQLLEHIIEGGFHGSVYAINPEALELAGMIPYGKLSEVPEPVQLAIIAVPYEEVAGVVEDCAAAGVKGVVIATAGFADDGERGLLRQRALVRQARANGMRVIGPASLGIANTHPDVSLNASMAPTMPLRGALGLFSQSAAIGVSLYAASSRRRLGLSSLLSAGNRADVSGNDMMQYWEDDADTTAVGLYLESIGNPRKFSRIARRLARTKPVIVAKSDTMGLRLPPGHAVRTTQAPAGALDAMLRQSGVIRVETVEELVDVAQVVSGQPLPAGPDVAIFSNSQALGNVVADSAVAHGLGVARVVSGLDLDTGQSVALPALRTALLDALGSDTVHAAIAALLPARGLTVDAVARVLAECAAEAGKPVVAAFTGILDPAIIVEGLVGADGCTVPCFSNPGAAVAALAAVVRYAEWAARDQGQFVEPAGCDPRKAEAELDELLRDVTGEQLKQLEPAAAASLLGHYGITVLPSAAFTTPDEAVQAAEALGWPVVLKTTDPALRHRLDLGGVRLGIEDAQSLRQNVVQMRRALAAYGDPALEVQSMASVGQACTFRAIEDPLLGPVISFGLAGDAVNLLDDWAHRVPPLSAADVHDFIRAPRASRKLFGYQGLPAVDVQALEDLAARLAWMKDNHPEIALVEFNPVLCGTSGAAILAADVRIGNAAQRTDSARRAMLG, encoded by the coding sequence ATGGTGGATCAGCCCGGGGACGGCGAATATCCGGAACATTGGGAGGCCGATGTCGTCCTGCGTGACGGCGGAACTGCGCACCTGCGGCCCATCCACCCGTCGGATGCCGACGCCGTCCAGGCCTTCCACACCGGGCAGTCGCAAAACTCAATCTACATGCGCTTCTTCGCGTTCAAGGCCAAGTTGTCGGCCAAGGAACTCAAGCGCTTCACGGAAGTGGACTACAAGGACCGGGTGGCGTTCGTCATCACCATCCACGGTGAGATTATCGGCATCGGCCGCTATGACCGGCTCACCGACCCCACGGAGGCAGAGGTGGCCTTCAACATTGCCGACGCACACCAGGGCAGGGGCATCGGCTCCATCCTGCTGGAGCACCTGGCGGCCGCTGCGCATGAAAACGGGATCCGCAAGTTCACCGCCGAGGTGTTGCCGGAGAACCGCAAGATGCTGATGGTGTTCTCCGACGCCGGCTACGACGTCAAGCGGCATTTCGACGACGGCGTCGTCAGCCTCGAGTTCAACGTGGAGCCCACCGAGAAGTCGCGCGCCGTGATGGAATCCCGCGAGCACCGCGCGGAGGCGAGGAGCGTCCGGGACCTGCTGACGCCGTCGTCGGTTGCCGTGATCGGAGCCAGCCGCAAATGGGGCACCGTGGGATACCAGCTGCTGGAGCACATCATCGAGGGTGGCTTCCACGGGTCCGTCTACGCCATCAACCCGGAGGCGCTGGAATTGGCCGGGATGATCCCTTACGGCAAGCTGTCCGAAGTTCCCGAACCCGTCCAACTGGCCATCATCGCCGTGCCTTATGAGGAGGTGGCCGGCGTCGTGGAAGACTGCGCGGCCGCCGGGGTCAAGGGCGTGGTGATTGCCACGGCAGGCTTCGCGGACGACGGCGAACGCGGCCTGCTGCGGCAGCGCGCCCTGGTGCGCCAAGCCAGGGCCAACGGGATGCGCGTGATCGGGCCGGCGTCGCTGGGCATCGCCAATACGCACCCGGACGTGTCGCTGAATGCGTCCATGGCGCCCACCATGCCGCTGCGCGGCGCCCTGGGCCTGTTCAGCCAGTCGGCGGCGATCGGCGTCTCGCTGTACGCCGCGTCCAGCCGGCGCCGGCTGGGACTCTCCAGCCTGCTCTCGGCCGGCAACAGGGCAGACGTTTCCGGCAACGACATGATGCAGTACTGGGAGGACGACGCCGATACCACCGCCGTGGGCCTGTATCTGGAATCGATTGGCAACCCGCGCAAGTTCTCCCGGATCGCCAGGCGCCTGGCCCGCACCAAGCCGGTGATCGTTGCCAAATCGGACACGATGGGATTGCGGCTGCCGCCCGGACACGCCGTCCGGACCACCCAGGCACCGGCCGGCGCCCTGGACGCCATGCTGCGCCAGTCGGGCGTGATTCGCGTGGAAACCGTGGAAGAGCTCGTGGACGTCGCCCAAGTGGTGTCCGGCCAACCGCTTCCGGCCGGACCCGACGTCGCCATCTTCAGCAACTCCCAGGCCCTCGGCAACGTGGTGGCGGACAGTGCCGTGGCGCACGGGCTTGGCGTGGCCCGGGTGGTGTCCGGGCTTGACCTCGACACCGGCCAGTCGGTGGCGCTGCCCGCCCTGCGGACGGCACTGCTTGACGCCTTGGGCTCGGATACCGTGCACGCCGCCATCGCAGCCCTCCTGCCAGCCAGGGGCTTGACCGTTGACGCGGTGGCCCGGGTCCTGGCGGAGTGTGCGGCAGAGGCAGGAAAACCGGTGGTGGCAGCCTTCACCGGCATCCTGGACCCCGCCATCATTGTGGAGGGCCTGGTAGGCGCCGATGGGTGCACCGTCCCCTGTTTCTCCAACCCCGGTGCCGCCGTTGCGGCGCTCGCCGCCGTGGTGCGGTATGCGGAATGGGCTGCCCGCGACCAGGGACAGTTCGTGGAACCGGCGGGGTGTGATCCCCGCAAGGCCGAGGCGGAACTCGACGAACTGCTCCGGGACGTCACGGGTGAACAGCTCAAGCAACTGGAGCCGGCAGCAGCGGCTTCCCTGCTGGGGCATTACGGCATCACCGTCCTGCCATCGGCCGCCTTTACAACGCCGGATGAGGCCGTGCAGGCAGCGGAAGCCCTCGGCTGGCCCGTGGTGCTGAAGACCACGGACCCCGCCCTCCGGCACCGGCTGGACCTGGGCGGGGTGCGCCTTGGCATCGAGGACGCCCAATCGCTGCGCCAGAACGTGGTGCAGATGCGGCGGGCGCTCGCCGCCTACGGAGACCCGGCCCTTGAAGTCCAGTCCATGGCATCGGTCGGTCAGGCTTGCACCTTCCGGGCCATCGAAGACCCATTGCTTGGGCCGGTCATCTCGTTCGGCCTCGCCGGTGACGCCGTCAACCTCCTCGACGACTGGGCCCACCGGGTTCCGCCGCTCTCCGCGGCCGACGTCCACGACTTCATCCGTGCACCCAGGGCATCACGAAAGCTGTTCGGCTACCAGGGGCTCCCTGCTGTTGACGTGCAGGCGCTGGAGGACCTGGCCGCCAGGCTGGCCTGGATGAAGGACAACCATCCGGAGATCGCACTCGTGGAATTCAACCCCGTCCTGTGCGGGACGTCCGGGGCCGCGATCCTGGCCGCTGACGTGCGGATTGGCAACGCGGCCCAGCGGACGGACAGTGCCCGCAGGGCCATGCTGGGCTGA